In one Brassica oleracea var. oleracea cultivar TO1000 chromosome C9, BOL, whole genome shotgun sequence genomic region, the following are encoded:
- the LOC106318408 gene encoding telomere repeat-binding protein 1 isoform X1: protein MVSHKCVEEFSLQFPANARAPRSARKRRSFKKEEITENDKTCAIDLLATVAENLLSESGSSHMSIDKPVEDHCLVKEEFPVEDKPLKPATLPEFNPYQGSSMSPCGFSSVINGKVEIEAEGFSHSGGIDSCQAGQDLKPGIDGGAAVLDERPNGVGSLGGSSSRTKVPSMGAGASLGALDDVHMFSRDDDENFSGYICPRVTKKSPRSVPRVGDRRIRKILASRHWKGGSRHSEAKSWRNYYLHHQRSYPIKKRKYFDHISDSVSDDYRLRSKMQRGSRAVSTMKGPGASFVSSDSHVRLRIKSFRVPELFVEIPETATVGSLKRMVMEAVSTLLSDGHRVGLMVQGKKVRDDNKTLHQTGISQDNTHLDSLDFSLEPSSEAPHLLSSNPSGHVCEELPMCHASDMLFKTEPDLALFQSGSFDKETAADDSKALVHAALTELSPPQPPRHKSNKQQQQQHQTAQRRMRRPFSVTEVEALVQAVEKLGTGRWRDVKHSAFEDADHRTYVDLKDKWKTLVHTAKISPQQRRGEPVPQELLNRVLNAHGYWSQQHMETLALPKPESVLLL, encoded by the exons ATGGTGTCGCATAAGTGTGTAGAAGAATTCTCTTTACAGTTCCCTGCCAATGCTCGAGCCCCCAGATCAGCTAGG AAGAGGCGCAGCTTCAAGAAGGAGGAGATAACTGAAAATGACAAAACGTGTGCTATTGATCTATTGGCCACCGTAGCTGAAAACTTGCTGTCTGAGAGCGGAAGCTCTCACATGTCTATTGACAAACCGGTTGAAGACCATTGTCTCGTTAAAGAGGAGTTCCCTGTGGAAGATAAACCCTTAAAGCCTGCAACTTTACCCGAGTTTAATCCTTATCAGGGATCTTCAATGAGCCCGTGCGGTTTCAGTTCTGTGATCAATGGCAAAGTGGAGATCGAGGCTGAGGGTTTTAGCCACTCTGGTGGTATTGATTCTTGTCAAGCCGGTCAGGATTTAAAACCGGGTATAGACGGCGGTGCGGCAGTTCTGGATGAGAGACCTAATGGTGTGGGTAGTTTAGGTGGTAGTAGTAGTAGGACCAAAGTGCCTTCAATGGGGGCTGGTGCTTCTCTTGGCGCTTTGGATGATGTACATATGTTTAGTAGAGATGATGATGAAAACTTTTCTGGGTATATATGCCCTCGTGTTACCAAAAAGTCACCTAGGTCTGTGCCGCGCGTTGGAGACAGAAGAATCAGGAAGATATTGGCCTCTAGGCACTGGAAGGGAGGTTCTAGACATTCAG AAGCAAAATCATGGAGGAACTATTACTTGCACCATCAGAGGAGCTATCCTATCAAGAAAAGGAAGTACTTTGACCACATCTCTGACTCAGTGTCTGATGATTATCGTCTGCGCTCTAAGATGCAAAGAG GCAGCAGAGCTGTTTCTACTATGAAAGGTCCAGGTGCATCCTTTGTGTCAAGCGACTCTCATG TGAGACTGCGGATCAAGTCATTCAGGGTGCCAGAGCTTTTCGTAGAGATTCCAGAAACCGCTACTGTTGGCTCCTTGAAG AGAATGGTGATGGAAGCAGTGAGCACTCTGTTGAGTGATGGACACCGAGTTGGTCTGATGGTTCAAGGGAAGAAAGTCAGAGACGATAACAAAACGCTTCATCAGACTGGGATCTCTCAGGATAACACCCACTTGGACTCTCTTGATTTCAGCCTTGAACCTAGCTCAGAAGCTCCTCATCTCTTATCTAG TAACCCGTCGGGACATGTCTGCGAGGAACTACCCATGTGCCATGCTTCTGACATGTTGTTCAAAACTGAGCCTGATTTAGCACTGTTCCAATCTGGCTCGTTTGACAAGGAAACCGCAGCAGATGATTCAAAAGCTCTGGTTCATGCTGCGCTCACCGAACTGTCTCCTCCTCAACCGCCTCGTCATAAATCTAATAAGCAGCAGCAGCAGCAGCATCAGACTGCACAGCGAAGAATGCGTCGACCTTTCTCTGTTACTGAAGTAGAAGCACTTGTTCAAGCAGTTGAGAAGCTCGGTACTGGCAG GTGGAGAGATGTTAAGCATAGTGCTTTCGAAGATGCAGACCACCGCACTTACGTTGATCTCAAG GACAAGTGGAAAACGCTGGTCCATACGGCTAAGATATCGCCACAGCAGAGGAGAGGAGAGCCAGTGCCGCAGGAACTTCTAAACAGGGTCTTGAACGCTCACGGCTACTGGTCACAGCAACACATGGAGACACTGGCTCTGCCTAAACCAGAGTCTGTGTTGCTTCTCTAA
- the LOC106318408 gene encoding telomere repeat-binding protein 1 isoform X2, with protein sequence MVSHKCVEEFSLQFPANARAPRSARRRSFKKEEITENDKTCAIDLLATVAENLLSESGSSHMSIDKPVEDHCLVKEEFPVEDKPLKPATLPEFNPYQGSSMSPCGFSSVINGKVEIEAEGFSHSGGIDSCQAGQDLKPGIDGGAAVLDERPNGVGSLGGSSSRTKVPSMGAGASLGALDDVHMFSRDDDENFSGYICPRVTKKSPRSVPRVGDRRIRKILASRHWKGGSRHSEAKSWRNYYLHHQRSYPIKKRKYFDHISDSVSDDYRLRSKMQRGSRAVSTMKGPGASFVSSDSHVRLRIKSFRVPELFVEIPETATVGSLKRMVMEAVSTLLSDGHRVGLMVQGKKVRDDNKTLHQTGISQDNTHLDSLDFSLEPSSEAPHLLSSNPSGHVCEELPMCHASDMLFKTEPDLALFQSGSFDKETAADDSKALVHAALTELSPPQPPRHKSNKQQQQQHQTAQRRMRRPFSVTEVEALVQAVEKLGTGRWRDVKHSAFEDADHRTYVDLKDKWKTLVHTAKISPQQRRGEPVPQELLNRVLNAHGYWSQQHMETLALPKPESVLLL encoded by the exons ATGGTGTCGCATAAGTGTGTAGAAGAATTCTCTTTACAGTTCCCTGCCAATGCTCGAGCCCCCAGATCAGCTAGG AGGCGCAGCTTCAAGAAGGAGGAGATAACTGAAAATGACAAAACGTGTGCTATTGATCTATTGGCCACCGTAGCTGAAAACTTGCTGTCTGAGAGCGGAAGCTCTCACATGTCTATTGACAAACCGGTTGAAGACCATTGTCTCGTTAAAGAGGAGTTCCCTGTGGAAGATAAACCCTTAAAGCCTGCAACTTTACCCGAGTTTAATCCTTATCAGGGATCTTCAATGAGCCCGTGCGGTTTCAGTTCTGTGATCAATGGCAAAGTGGAGATCGAGGCTGAGGGTTTTAGCCACTCTGGTGGTATTGATTCTTGTCAAGCCGGTCAGGATTTAAAACCGGGTATAGACGGCGGTGCGGCAGTTCTGGATGAGAGACCTAATGGTGTGGGTAGTTTAGGTGGTAGTAGTAGTAGGACCAAAGTGCCTTCAATGGGGGCTGGTGCTTCTCTTGGCGCTTTGGATGATGTACATATGTTTAGTAGAGATGATGATGAAAACTTTTCTGGGTATATATGCCCTCGTGTTACCAAAAAGTCACCTAGGTCTGTGCCGCGCGTTGGAGACAGAAGAATCAGGAAGATATTGGCCTCTAGGCACTGGAAGGGAGGTTCTAGACATTCAG AAGCAAAATCATGGAGGAACTATTACTTGCACCATCAGAGGAGCTATCCTATCAAGAAAAGGAAGTACTTTGACCACATCTCTGACTCAGTGTCTGATGATTATCGTCTGCGCTCTAAGATGCAAAGAG GCAGCAGAGCTGTTTCTACTATGAAAGGTCCAGGTGCATCCTTTGTGTCAAGCGACTCTCATG TGAGACTGCGGATCAAGTCATTCAGGGTGCCAGAGCTTTTCGTAGAGATTCCAGAAACCGCTACTGTTGGCTCCTTGAAG AGAATGGTGATGGAAGCAGTGAGCACTCTGTTGAGTGATGGACACCGAGTTGGTCTGATGGTTCAAGGGAAGAAAGTCAGAGACGATAACAAAACGCTTCATCAGACTGGGATCTCTCAGGATAACACCCACTTGGACTCTCTTGATTTCAGCCTTGAACCTAGCTCAGAAGCTCCTCATCTCTTATCTAG TAACCCGTCGGGACATGTCTGCGAGGAACTACCCATGTGCCATGCTTCTGACATGTTGTTCAAAACTGAGCCTGATTTAGCACTGTTCCAATCTGGCTCGTTTGACAAGGAAACCGCAGCAGATGATTCAAAAGCTCTGGTTCATGCTGCGCTCACCGAACTGTCTCCTCCTCAACCGCCTCGTCATAAATCTAATAAGCAGCAGCAGCAGCAGCATCAGACTGCACAGCGAAGAATGCGTCGACCTTTCTCTGTTACTGAAGTAGAAGCACTTGTTCAAGCAGTTGAGAAGCTCGGTACTGGCAG GTGGAGAGATGTTAAGCATAGTGCTTTCGAAGATGCAGACCACCGCACTTACGTTGATCTCAAG GACAAGTGGAAAACGCTGGTCCATACGGCTAAGATATCGCCACAGCAGAGGAGAGGAGAGCCAGTGCCGCAGGAACTTCTAAACAGGGTCTTGAACGCTCACGGCTACTGGTCACAGCAACACATGGAGACACTGGCTCTGCCTAAACCAGAGTCTGTGTTGCTTCTCTAA
- the LOC106318409 gene encoding thymidylate kinase isoform X1 — MFRTSIGSSFRALALPPRSFNYLSRSSIRMENLTFSSEAGAKPRGALIVVEGLDRSGKSTQCAKLRSFLESSGHPTELWRFPDRETSVGHMISAYLSNKSQLDDRTIHLLFSANRWEKRSLMEEKLKTGTTLIVDRYSYSGVAFSSAKGLGIEWCKAPEVGLLAPDSVLYLDISPERAAERGGYGDERYERVDFQRKVSEFYQTLRDSSWKIIDAGETMEEVEKKIQQVVLDKVKECAQGKSLSLLWSS, encoded by the exons ATGTTTCGGACAAGTATTGGTTCCAG TTTCAGAGCCTTAGCATTGCCACCAAGATCCTTCAACTATCTCTCGCGTTCATCAATTCGAATGGAGAATCTTACCTTTTCTTCCGAAGCCGGTGCGAAGCCAAGAGGTGCATTGATAGTCGTAGAAGGACTTGACCGCAGCGGAAAGTCAACGCAATGCGCTAAGCTACGCTCTTTCTTGGAGAGTTCAGGGCATCCGACCGAGCTCTGGAGGTTTCCCGACAGAGAGACAAGCGTCGGTCATATGATATCCGCGTATCTATCTAATAAGTCGCAGTTGGATGATCGCACCATCCATCTCCTTTTCAGCGCCAATCGTTGGGAGAAAAG GTCGTTGATGGAGGAGAAGCTGAAGACAGGAACTACGCTTATCGTTGATCGTTATTCCTACTCTGGCGTGGCTTTCTCATCAGCTAAAGGTCTTGGGATCGAGTGGTGCAAGGCGCCGGAAGTTGGATTGCTGGCTCCGGATTCTGTGCTTTACCTTGACATCTCACCTGAGAGAGCTGCGGAGAGAGGTGGATATGGAGATGAGAGGTACGAGCGTGTTGATTTTCAGAGGAAAGTTTCTGAGTTTTATCAAACTCTGCGTGATTCTTCATGGAAG ATTATCGATGCAGGTGAAACTATGGAGGAAGTAGAGAAGAAGATTCAACAAGTGGTGTTGGATAAAGTTAAAGAGTGTGCTCAAGGAAAGTCTCTTTCTCTCCTCTGGTCATCTTAG
- the LOC106318409 gene encoding thymidylate kinase isoform X2 produces the protein MFRTSIGSRALALPPRSFNYLSRSSIRMENLTFSSEAGAKPRGALIVVEGLDRSGKSTQCAKLRSFLESSGHPTELWRFPDRETSVGHMISAYLSNKSQLDDRTIHLLFSANRWEKRSLMEEKLKTGTTLIVDRYSYSGVAFSSAKGLGIEWCKAPEVGLLAPDSVLYLDISPERAAERGGYGDERYERVDFQRKVSEFYQTLRDSSWKIIDAGETMEEVEKKIQQVVLDKVKECAQGKSLSLLWSS, from the exons ATGTTTCGGACAAGTATTGGTTCCAG AGCCTTAGCATTGCCACCAAGATCCTTCAACTATCTCTCGCGTTCATCAATTCGAATGGAGAATCTTACCTTTTCTTCCGAAGCCGGTGCGAAGCCAAGAGGTGCATTGATAGTCGTAGAAGGACTTGACCGCAGCGGAAAGTCAACGCAATGCGCTAAGCTACGCTCTTTCTTGGAGAGTTCAGGGCATCCGACCGAGCTCTGGAGGTTTCCCGACAGAGAGACAAGCGTCGGTCATATGATATCCGCGTATCTATCTAATAAGTCGCAGTTGGATGATCGCACCATCCATCTCCTTTTCAGCGCCAATCGTTGGGAGAAAAG GTCGTTGATGGAGGAGAAGCTGAAGACAGGAACTACGCTTATCGTTGATCGTTATTCCTACTCTGGCGTGGCTTTCTCATCAGCTAAAGGTCTTGGGATCGAGTGGTGCAAGGCGCCGGAAGTTGGATTGCTGGCTCCGGATTCTGTGCTTTACCTTGACATCTCACCTGAGAGAGCTGCGGAGAGAGGTGGATATGGAGATGAGAGGTACGAGCGTGTTGATTTTCAGAGGAAAGTTTCTGAGTTTTATCAAACTCTGCGTGATTCTTCATGGAAG ATTATCGATGCAGGTGAAACTATGGAGGAAGTAGAGAAGAAGATTCAACAAGTGGTGTTGGATAAAGTTAAAGAGTGTGCTCAAGGAAAGTCTCTTTCTCTCCTCTGGTCATCTTAG
- the LOC106318405 gene encoding scarecrow-like protein 11, producing MDALLQVSVDGFRFDGSGSGSCCKPRNNLETQNQSSPPTDSPPSICQDNAPVLKYINDMLMDEEDFVEDNLALEAAERSFHELLHQPPPSESSDQNLTSSGDQDCSFPSTTTTTTDSAGSLVSNGESQRKYRHRNDEEDDLENGRRNKQPAIFVSEMEELAAKFEHVLLVCKSNQEDSSSSTTTTTKKQNPPPPNKAAGRAKGSKAIKSNAVDLRSLLTQCAQAVASFDHRRATEKLKEIRSNSSNSGDGIQRLAFYFAEALEARITGIISPPLCTAFPSSTTSMVDILKAYKLFVHVCPIYVADYFAANKSIYELALNSTKLHIIDFGVLYGFQWPCLLLALSKRPGGPPKLRVTGIELPQSGFRPSDRVEETGRRLKRFCDMFNVPFEFNFIAKKWESITLDEITIIPGETTVVNCIHRLQYTPDETVSLDSPRDTVLKLFRDINPDLFVFAEINGTYNSPFFMTRFKEALFHFSSLFDMFDTTIQAEDEYKNRALLERELLVRDAMSVISSEGAERFARPETYKQWRVRLLRAGFRPAMISREILKGAKEIVRKRYHKDFLIDGDGNWMLQGWKGRVIYAFSCWRPAEKLTRDDHIII from the coding sequence ATGGACGCTCTCCTTCAAGTTTCTGTAGATGGTTTCAGATTCGACGGATCTGGATCCGGATCTTGCTGCAAACCTAGAAACAACCTCGAGACTCAGAACCAGTCTTCCCCACCGACAGATTCTCCACCGTCGATATGTCAGGACAACGCTCCCGTTCTCAAGTACATTAACGACATGCTGATGGACGAAGAAGACTTCGTGGAAGACAATTTAGCCTTAGAAGCCGCCGAGAGATCCTTCCACGAGCTACTCCACCAACCACCACCTTCCGAGTCTTCTGACCAGAACTTAACTTCCTCCGGCGACCAAGACTGCAGCTTCCCCAGCACAACAACAACAACAACAGATTCAGCAGGGTCGCTTGTTTCCAACGGAGAGTCTCAGAGAAAGTACCGCCACCGAAACGACGAAGAAGACGATCTCGAGAACGGGAGGAGAAACAAACAGCCAGCGATCTTTGTATCAGAGATGGAAGAGCTAGCAGCGAAGTTCGAGCACGTGTTGTTGGTATGCAAATCAAATCAAGAAGACTCTTCATCATCAACAACAACAACAACAAAGAAACAGAATCCTCCTCCACCGAACAAAGCAGCAGGACGAGCAAAAGGTTCCAAGGCCATTAAATCCAACGCCGTTGATCTCCGTAGTCTCTTGACTCAATGCGCGCAAGCCGTAGCGAGCTTTGACCATCGCCGCGCTACGGAGAAGCTCAAGGAGATAAGATCAAACTCCTCTAACAGCGGAGACGGGATACAAAGACTAGCCTTCTACTTCGCGGAAGCCTTAGAAGCGCGCATCACAGGCATCATCTCGCCGCCGCTTTGCACCGCGTTTCCTTCGAGCACGACGTCTATGGTCGACATCTTGAAGGCTTACAAGCTCTTCGTCCACGTTTGTCCCATCTACGTAGCCGACTACTTCGCTGCAAACAAGTCGATCTACGAGCTCGCCTTGAACTCGACCAAGCTTCACATCATCGACTTTGGAGTTCTCTACGGCTTCCAATGGCCTTGTCTGTTACTAGCACTGTCCAAAAGACCTGGTGGACCTCCAAAGCTACGCGTGACAGGAATCGAGCTGCCCCAGTCCGGTTTCCGACCTTCGGACAGGGTCGAGGAGACTGGTCGGAGGTTGAAAAGGTTCTGCGATATGTTTAATGTTCCGTTCGAGTTCAACTTCATAGCCAAGAAATGGGAAAGCATCACTCTCGACGAGATAACCATCATCCCAGGAGAGACAACCGTCGTCAACTGCATCCACCGGTTACAATACACTCCTGATGAGACTGTCTCACTGGACTCACCGAGAGACACGGTCCTGAAGCTCTTCAGAGACATCAACCCCGACCTCTTCGTGTTCGCGGAGATCAACGGGACGTACAACTCTCCCTTCTTCATGACGAGGTTCAAAGAAGCGCTCTTCCACTTCTCCTCCCTCTTCGACATGTTCGACACCACCATACAGGCCGAGGACGAGTACAAGAACAGGGCTCTCCTGGAGAGGGAGCTGCTTGTGAGGGACGCCATGAGCGTGATCTCCAGCGAAGGAGCTGAGAGGTTCGCGAGGCCTGAGACGTACAAGCAGTGGCGCGTTAGGCTACTGAGAGCGGGGTTTAGGCCTGCGATGATAAGCAGAGAGATCTTGAAGGGAGCTAAGGAGATTGTGAGGAAACGTTACCATAAAGACTTTTTGATTGATGGTGATGGTAACTGGATGCTTCAGGGGTGGAAAGGGAGAGTCATCTATGCTTTTTCTTGCTGGAGACCTGCGGAGAAGTTAACAAGAGACGATCATATAATCATTTGA
- the LOC106318406 gene encoding uncharacterized protein LOC106318406 encodes MAKREISSTLRNLKFMQRSALKEEKKKKKIDDDDDDNANFTPSPGSVSKKCVVITDWDPQPRALLGRLSFQSFNPSIEKLNEEESITGGKTDASPTGSSGNGGRMSFSEPKVETSQETNGDLKRKQSQEGVSEEQKHPSKSPRSSDKPSPSNKKGNGFKKPKSWQPKPQTKH; translated from the exons ATGGCGAAGAGAGAGATCAGTAGCACTCTGAGAAATCTTAAG TTTATGCAAAGGTCTGCTTTAAAAGAGGAGAAGAAGAAGAAGAAGATTGATGATGATGATGATGATAATGCGAATTTTACTCCTTCCCCCGGTTCTGTTTCAAAGAAGTG TGTGGTCATAACAGACTGGGATCCTCAGCCAAGAGCGTTGTTAGGACGCTTGTCATTTCAGTCTTTCAACCCCTCTATCGAG AAACTGAATGAAGAAGAGTCGATAACCGGTGGAAAAACAGATGCTTCTCCCACAGGCTCTAGCGGTAATGGAGGAAGGATGTCTTTTAG TGAACCCAAGGTTGAGACAAGCCAGGAAACAAATGGCGACTTGAAAAGGAAACAGTCTCAGGAGGGAGTCTCTGAGGAACAAAAACATCCAAGCAAGTCCCCTAGGAGCAGTGACAAACCATCACCGAGCAACAAAAAAGGCAACGGTTTCAAGAAACCCAAGAGCTGGCAACCAAAACCTCAAACCAAACACTAG
- the LOC106316152 gene encoding LOW QUALITY PROTEIN: uncharacterized protein C24B11.05 (The sequence of the model RefSeq protein was modified relative to this genomic sequence to represent the inferred CDS: substituted 1 base at 1 genomic stop codon), translating into MAYEENFQQMFEPKYDCLLFDIDDTLYPFSSGLSALVTNNIQEYMIQKLGIEEDKVQELCLELYKIYGTTMAGLKAVGYDFDYDDFHRFVHGRLPYTTLKPDPILRNIILSLPFRKVVFTNADKAHAAMIIARLGLEGCFETIISFETLNPNTKTESPVAATGTRAIFDICSYIANPDPAIXLPKTPVIGKPFEVAFEHVFKMTNINPHKTLFFDDSIRNIQTGKRVGLHTVWVGTSQKDEGVDIALEHIHNIREALPELWEAVDDKAEEIRSRQKVAIETIA; encoded by the exons ATGGCGTACGAGGAAAACTTTCAGCAAATGTTTGAACCGAAATATGATTGTCTTTTGTTTG ACATAGATGATACTCTTTACCCTTTCAGTTCTGGTCTCTCTGCGCTAGTTACAAACAACATTCAAG AGTATATGATTCAGAAACTTGGTATTGAAGAAGATAAAGTTCAAGAACTGTGCCTTGAGCTTTACAAAATCTATGGAACAACTATGGCTGGTCTCAAG GCTGTGGGTTATGACTTTGATTACGACGATTTCCATCG TTTTGTTCATGGGAGATTGCCATACACAACACTGAAGCCTGACCCTATTTTAAGGAACATTATTCTTAGCTTGCCTTTTCGGAAAGTT GTTTTCACGAATGCAGACAAGGCCCACGCAGCCATGATTATAGCCAGGCTAGGTCTAGAAGGCTGCTTTGAGACGATCATATCTTTCGAGACTCTGAACCCAAACACCAAAACTGAATCTCCTGTTGCTGCTACTGGAACCAGAGCAATCTTCGACATTTGCAGTTACATTGCAAACCCTGACCCGGCCATCTAACTCCCAAAGACTCCGGTTATAGGCAAACCATTTGAAGTAGCATTTGAACATGTTTTCAAGATGACCAACATCAATCCTCATAAGACA TTGTTCTTCGATGACAGCATCCGTAACATACAAACCGGGAAACGTGTGGGTCTCCACACCGTATGG GTTGGGACTTCACAGAAAGATGAAGGAGTAGATATAGCATTGGAGCATATTCACAACATACGTGAAGCTCTTCCTGAACTATGGGAAGCAGTTGACGACAAAGCCGAGGAGATTAGATCCAGGCAAAAGGTCGCCATTGAAACCATTGCTTAA
- the LOC106316425 gene encoding suppressor of disruption of TFIIS — protein sequence MEFVNSSTPRYECLLFDLDDTLYPLSSGLSEACANNIIEFMVEKLGIDEDGVVELNQILYKKYGTSMAGLKAIGNEFDNDEYHRFVHGRLPYENLRPDPVLRNLLLTLPLRKMVFSNGDEVHVMKALKRLGIEDCFERIISFESLNPKVNETEVSLEDYLPEIPVICKPAEIAFEKAFDIAQLNPHTTLFFDDSIRNIQTGKAMGLHTVLVGKSEKVEGSDHALKSIHNMKEAFPELWSESNNKESERISYATQISIETSVHA from the exons ATGGAATTTGTGAACAGCTCTACACCAAGATATGAATGCCTCCTCTTTG ATTTGGATGATACTCTTTATCCATTAAGCTCTGGTTTATCAGAAGCATGCGCTAACAACATCATAG AATTCATGGTTGAGAAGCTTGGAATAGATGAAGATGGAGTCGTTGAGCTAAACCAAATTCTCTACAAGAAATATGGAACTTCGATGGCTGGTCTAAAG GCCATAGGAAATGAATTCGACAATGATGAGTACCACAGATTTGTTCATGGAAGATTACCTTATGAAAACCTTAGACCAGACCCGGTTCTGAGAAATCTCCTCCTTACTCTTCCTTTGCGTAAAATG GTTTTCTCGAACGGAGATGAAGTTCATGTGATGAAGGCTCTAAAGAGACTCGGCATCGAAGATTGTTTTGAGAGAATCATAAGCTTCGAGTCCTTGAATCCTAAGGTCAACGAGACTGAGGTTTCTCTAGAAGATTACCTGCCTGAGATTCCGGTTATCTGTAAACCAGCAGAGATTGCTTTCGAGAAAGCCTTCGACATTGCACAGCTCAATCCTCACACAACC TTGTTCTTCGACGACAGTATCCGTAACATCCAAACCGGAAAAGCCATGGGTCTCCATACAGTCCTG GTTGGTAAATCGGAAAAAGTGGAAGGAAGTGATCACGCATTAAAAAGCATTCACAACATGAAAGAAGCATTTCCGGAACTATGGTCGGAATCCAACAACAAAGAATCTGAAAGAATTAGTTACGCCACACAAATCTCGATTGAAACTTCTGTTCATGCTTAG
- the LOC106319467 gene encoding uncharacterized protein LOC106319467, translated as MESVLLCSKVVPRGTPLERSRKFSFRHLNKHLKCNSLPAASRNTPSLRSFEAIKGPSSLRFAPSPVRKGLSFLPKCSISTSTVSDSDNPFVTKFRQLVNKVSQLKVKPLDAVKLTLLLSVLTLAAKKIATLVFNPFFWMYFSWTWLFWPWFIALGLAGYGVYCFRKHWLGEANAFEQLGIVTSVFTWLTLVPPAYFNGYLEGWPFVFFLAYHYFFFFNVSVRKRLYGDYYARNHDPKWDVDTPLWSRVLFGVGVVVGHWLAAFEGPELHRLPGGWANVGIWGLIVVTMLMHYDSTLYLARYSEKVVVPTDVVQFGPYRWVRHPIYASAMLLFATYCTALRAPLSLLFLVAVCLVYYSKKAKMEEELMVESFGQRYLDYADKVRHKFIPFVY; from the coding sequence ATGGAATCTGTGCTTCTCTGCTCAAAGGTTGTCCCTCGAGGGACGCCGTTGGAAAGGAGCAGAAAGTTTTCGTTCAGGCATTTAAACAAACACCTTAAGTGCAATTCTCTTCCTGCTGCTTCCAGAAACACTCCGTCACTCCGAAGCTTTGAAGCTATCAAGGGTCCGTCTAGCTTGAGATTTGCTCCGTCCCCAGTGAGAAAAGGTTTGTCTTTTTTGCCCAAATGCTCGATTTCCACCTCGACTGTTTCCGATTCCGACAACCCTTTCGTTACCAAGTTCCGACAACTGGTCAATAAAGTCTCTCAGCTGAAAGTGAAGCCCTTGGATGCTGTGAAGTTAACTCTTTTGCTATCGGTTCTGACTCTGGCTGCGAAAAAGATTGCGACTTTGGTCTTCAACCCGTTCTTCTGGATGTATTTCAGCTGGACGTGGCTCTTCTGGCCTTGGTTCATCGCTCTGGGTCTCGCGGGCTACGGTGTTTACTGCTTCCGTAAGCATTGGCTAGGCGAAGCCAACGCCTTTGAGCAGCTTGGTATTGTAACTTCAGTCTTCACATGGCTTACACTAGTCCCTCCTGCTTACTTCAATGGCTATCTCGAAGGCTGGCCTTTCGTCTTCTTCTTGGCGTACCATTACTTCTTCTTCTTCAACGTAAGCGTGAGGAAACGCCTCTATGGAGATTACTACGCACGCAACCATGATCCCAAATGGGATGTGGATACGCCTCTATGGTCCCGAGTTTTGTTTGGTGTTGGCGTCGTTGTTGGACACTGGCTCGCGGCTTTCGAAGGCCCTGAGCTTCACCGTTTACCAGGCGGTTGGGCTAATGTAGGGATATGGGGTTTGATTGTGGTTACAATGCTTATGCATTATGATTCGACGCTCTATCTTGCTAGATATTCTGAAAAAGTGGTTGTTCCAACGGATGTTGTGCAGTTCGGTCCTTATAGATGGGTCAGGCATCCGATATATGCTTCTGCCATGCTTCTTTTCGCGACCTACTGCACCGCGCTGCGTGCGCCTTTGAGCCTGTTGTTTCTTGTGGCTGTGTGTTTGGTTTACTACAGCAAGAAGGCAAAGATGGAGGAAGAGTTGATGGTGGAGAGTTTCGGGCAAAGGTATTTGGATTATGCTGATAAGGTTAGGCACAAGTTCATTCCTTTTGTTTACTAA
- the LOC106317041 gene encoding uncharacterized protein LOC106317041 codes for MDDKKLWRVSKKDSIFETTHFSSKPDVFRRSFSTKTSSSSSSSKPILTRSFTTKPSSYPSSEPIFRRSFSAKPAPSKSPFLSRSGSMKCQADTSSTKCSISRSLSHKGASVTRKCRDVAKEHKSRFYIIKRCVLMLVCWHKHA; via the coding sequence ATGGATGATAAGAAGTTGTGGAGAGTTTCCAAGAAAGATTCCATCTTCGAAACGACTCATTTCTCTTCAAAACCCGACGTTTTTAGACGAAGCTTCTCAACAAAAACTTCTTCTTCATCTTCATCTTCAAAACCCATTTTGACAAGAAGTTTCACAACAAAACCTTCTTCCTATCCTTCCTCGGAACCCATCTTTAGACGAAGTTTCTCTGCAAAACCCGCTCCTTCAAAATCTCCATTTTTGTCAAGAAGCGGTTCAATGAAATGCCAAGCTGACACATCTTCCACGAAGTGTTCCATCTCTCGGAGCTTGTCTCATAAAGGCGCTTCAGTGACCCGAAAATGTCGTGATGTGGCCAAGGAGCACAAGTCCCGGTTCTACATCATAAAACGCTGCGTTTTGATGCTCGTTTGTTGGCACAAACACGCTTAG